The genomic window tagaccacaactgaatgagAAAAATTGAAGAATTTATAAACATGATATGTAAGGTTCGAGGAACTTGACTTAAGGCTTAAGTAAAAGTATTTTACTCTGTATAACCGCACAGCGTTTATGCATGCTGATTCCATTTGACATCAATGGCACTTTGGCCACTAGAGAGCAGTGAAGAAGCAGATATAATACACTTTGATAGGGGGTAAATAGTATCTGCCTGCGAGTATTGTTCCATTTCCAATCTGCGAGTATTGTTCCATTTCCAGTCTAAGTATCTTGCTCCAACATTTATGTTCAAATAAGCTAGCAGACTTTCATACAATgatgtgatttgttaaaatataTGACAAGTAATTCAGTAGTGTTCACCTGTGTTCTTGGCGATGTTTTCCAGTAGCAGCGGATACTTGGTGAGCCTCTGCATCTCGATGGGAATGATGTCCTTCAGCTGCAGCCTCCGACATTGCGGCCTGCTCTCCGCCTCCTGTCGTCACATCAGCGTGCTTTAGTCTTACCGCCAAGATGGCCATCGTTACTCAAGTGCGCCCACCTGAATGAAGGCGTTGAAACGAGCCTCCTTCTTCTGCCTGCTCTTGATCTGGTCCAGAGCCCACGATTGGTGACTGCAGAAGCGGGCTGTCAGCTTCTGGAACCATTCCCCTTCTGTGCCCTCAAACTGAAAGGCATAGAAAtcaatgaaatttaaaaaaatatgcaaaacaGTCAAATGTACAGTCAAATTCTGCTTCGGCACGAAAAAATGTTGGACAAAAATACACACTCGAGAACCGCGTATATATTATCAACCAGGAATATAAAACAATTATTTACTGTCTATCGAAAAACATAGTCCTCCAATATTTGAGCACTTTTTGATCGACGACGGCTGcatgtaaaattaaataaaagatTGGAGGGAGggcacaaaataaaaagcaagttCTTACTCTGTTGAGGACAGTCGTGCTGATGGATTTGACGATAAAGCTGTCCTCCTGACGAAGTTTCTTCAGGTTCTCATAGAAGTGATCTGGACAGACGAGACAGAACGCTTTATTGCCACCTTTTACTTCTTCTACTTCCTCTCCAAATGCACTCCCAACAAACACTCACAGTGCATTTCGATAATCTCGTCCAGGTTCGGGAAGATGGCGGCCAGCTCGGTGGCGCTGAGGAGCTCCTCTCGCTCCAGAGGCTTGGAGAAGATCATCTGGAGGACGCTCAGCATGCGCACGTGGGCGTGCTCCGTGGCGAACAATTCTACAGGGAAGAAATAAATCCAGAAATGGGAAAATGGTAAAAAACTAAGGGGCTCCCCAAACCAGGTTTGCGTCCCGTTCTCACCGTTGATGACCTCTTGCCTCTTGGTCTCCTTCTTGCTGAGGCCGGAGAGTGCTTCTGGCAAGGCCAGCTCCCTCCAGTTGGGAGGATCCTGCTCGAACTCCAGGAGGCGCGGCTCCATCTCCTCCGGCTGAGGGGCGGGGCTGGCAGGCGACGAGCTTGAGCCATCCGAAACAGCCGTCGCCGCTCCTTCGCTGCTGGCACAAAAACTTATTGAAAGTCACATAGTTGCAGTACACTCGTCAACTGCCCCTTCTCCATGTTTCATTGACAAAACTAAATCGAAAATTTATGATTGATAAATTCATACTAAAAATGTCCACAGAACATTTCAGCTACAAATGCTAAGTCAGAGTTTAGCATTGTCGGCGGAGCAAATGATACTTATTTGAACGCAGGTTCGTGTCCATCCCTGCTGTGCACTCTTACAAATGGGGGCCAGCGGACGGCGGCTGCAGGTCCACGTCGCTACGAGAGCGCAACTGTTTGGCCCGGGATGAGCCGCGGCGCCGTGACAGCTGGCGGTGCACGCGCGCGCTCTCGCTACGTGCCACCTTCTTACTGTCGGTTCGAGGTGAGagggggagggaggcaggggacGCAAGTGGACAGGGAGGGGATAAGACGGGGAACGATGACAGTAAAATGTGGACGGGAGAAAGAAAATACAGGCAAAGAGTTCAGAGACAGCAGAAAAGTGACGTAGTGGACAGACGTAAGGAACGACAGAGAAACGAAAAACAGGCATGTTAGAAAATGACACGTTCAGTCCAGGTTTCATATTGGCCAATGAAACTCATGCTTCGCTAACTGACTGTCAaactttcatccatccatcacagaATGTTCATTAAAAATTCCCTTTTCTGCTTTTCGTTCTATGACTGCACAAAGcatcagaaaaataaaacaggaaaatTACAAGAACAATTTAATTATTCTGTTTTCATCCCATGATTCCTAAACTATCTATCTGTCCATCCAATTTCTATAaagcttgtccccacgggggttgcgggcgtggtggagcctatcccagcagtcatcggccagtaggcgggggacaccctgaacctgttgccagccaatcgcagggcacacagaattCCTAAACTAATATTTCTGAAATATTTGAAGAATTATGACCTCCTTGTTTAACTATCACTTTTTGATACCGAAAATcgaaaacattttatttaaaaaaatatcagaTATTTGAgggatacatttttttttttttaatctcaatgCTTTTCAGTGGATGTGATACGTTGAAGCCAATATCCCAATCTTGTTGAGTGGCAATTTAGTTCCACAGAGCATGCAAAATGcaagtgcaaaaaataaaactttacaTAAATGAGCGAACCATTCTCCAGTTGGATCCAACAGTCAAGTTAATTCCAAGAAAACGATACTTAACTTGTgctactctgtgtgtgtgtgtgtgtgtgtgtgtgtgtgcgtgcatgtgtagcAGTGTCCGAGAAGGCGCCCACCTTGTCTTGCGCCTGTGAAAACACGGGACAGCACAAGGTTAACACCTAAGCTATGCACACTTGCAACTCTGAGACTTTTGGCTGCAAACACGGCTTGCTGGCGCCACACGCAAATGCACACGTGACAGAGACGAGCATCGACGGGGCTGCGCGCGCCCAGACGTGCAGACAAAAGAGGCAGGCGACCACACAAAAATTCTTTTCATACTTTGCCTCTTATAGAAATAACGTACGGCTGAAAAGCAGCATTATTTTGACTGGTGGCCAAATTTTCCCATTTCGTCATGCGGGCCTGAATGTAAAAAGATGGACTTGGTTTGACTTAACAAGTTGCACTATACAAGGAGCAAGAAACAAACATCTGCGCCTGAAATCAAGTCATCCCTAATTTGAGTCCAAAGCTGAGAACCAAATTGTTGACAcacttaataataattaattcaatttataAAGCGCTTTTCAAAGACCTAAAGACGCTTAACAAAGACACTTCTGCACTAAATCGCCAAGAAGGCAACAAAAGTGCTCGCTCAAACATTAGGACAGGACAAGAGGAATGAAGAAAGGAGAGGAAAGGTTGCAAGGGACACCAATGCGAGCTTGGCTTTTTCGACAGCGGAAGGGAGGCGGGGCGACGTGGCACAAAGCGAGCACACAGCAGGGACGAGACATCGTCGGCCCGAGGACCGCCGCGCATTGCTTGACTTTGGCTGACGACAGACGCCAGTTGAATTTGCCTCGCGTCCTCACCAGTCCTTCTCCGGGTTGTCCTCCGCGGGAACGTCGCCCACCAAGAAGGGCTCCCCGACACTCAGCGAGCACCCCGGCCCCACGGGGGACACGTCGACCCATTCCGACAAGTTGAGCGGCTCCAGACGATTGCTGGAGAGGCCTGGAACAAGTTTGGGATCCTGAGCCACACGCTGCTTCACCAAAGCGGCCACACGCACGTACCATCAGAGTGCAGGGCCTCGTGGCTGTTGCTCAGGCTGGCATTGTTGCCCGACCCGTCCGTGATCTCCACCAAAGGAAGAGGGCCGGAGCCTCCGCCTCCGGAGCCGGACTTCCtgccggggagggggggcgcggtcGAGTCGACAAAGGATCCTCGGGGGGGTGTTGGACCTCTACGCTCCTGACTCCCTTTCTCCCTGTCCGCTAGAAAACAGCAGAAGAGGGCCAAGTTAAGATATTTGAACGAAGTGGCGGGGAAACACAAAACCACCGACATGCACTCTGTTTAGTAAAAATTGGTACACCGGATTGGGGGAGGGGCGTGGTTCGGTTAGTCCGGTCTGGGGGTGCACAACTCAACCTACAACCAAGCAAGCAAGTACTCAAGAGTACAAAACCTCGTTGTGTGATTGGGACATGCAAACATGCCTGGGTGCAGGGGGGGTTATTAGTAGGGTTCTGTGTCTAACACGCTAAAAGGGGGTTCACTGTTCACAAATAAGGCGGTGCAGTGGAAGCGAGCGCTCGGATGACTTGTACCTTCGGCTTCTGTTTTAGGTTTGACCTCAGCTGTAACAGGAGAGAAACGGTCATTGACGGATCGGAACGGTCGGCGAGCGGTGCCACAAGCCGAATCGCTATTACATACGGTTGCCGGCGATCCAGCTTGGGATCCCTGGGAAGCCGCCCCTGGGCTTGGTCTTGGTGGACTCGTCCTTCTTGTTCTGACAAAGGAGGATACCATATGAAGGAAGAGCAGGGTCACAACAACAGTTCCGTCCACTCGCTTTTACCTTGACCAGCTTACTGCGGAAGAAGCCCCCTCGGGACTTCTTGCTGTCCACTGCCCTGGTTTTTACTCCAAGGTGCTTCATAAAGTAGGCCACTGCCGAAAAGATGGACTGGCTACAAAACAGACATTGAAAGCACTCAACATCAGATccggaaggatggatggactcATCTCATTTGGCAAATTTGTGCCATTTGCCAAGGTAGCAGCCATCTATTAGGTGCTTATCCGTGTGATGGCCTTCTTCGAAATAtaaaatctattttaatctgatTTGAAGATTTTTACAATTCTGGATTATTTTGCCTAAAGCACGTCACACGTGTTTAACTGGTTTGAATCGCAAAACAAGTCACGAGAggagaaagtctcctttgtgtGCACACATCTGCTCATTGTGTCATTGGATCACTGGGCGCTGATGACGTTCCTCAAAAACGGGCCTGGGGGAGTCAAACGAGCAGGAGACAAAATTATGCAACTGGAGGAGAAATTGGATGTGGTCATGAACACTAAAGTCACTTTTGTCTGGCAGAGAATGTCGCACGAATGAACATGGCTAACAAGCAACGACTTGTTTAAGCTTCACTTTGACCTCATCCAAGTTTAAGAACACCATGCAAATCATCCGTCAAAGACAATAATCAAGTTCCTGAGAAACATGTTCAACTCACCATTTCTCTTCATCCAAGACGATGGTTGGTCTGAAAAGAGAAGGAAATACCGTCAGTCGTTgaggaaatttttttttttttttttttgaagcagaCTGACCTCTTTCTCTTAAGTAGCATGTTTGCGCTCACGTGCGCGACTGTTTACGAGCAACAAATTGTGCCTTTTGGGCCGGTGGAACCTAAAGCGACCGCGTTTGTTGTGATCTAAATTAAAGCCAACCGTCGTGTTGTTTTGTTCAAAAATCAAGCTATTGAACATATTCTAATttcaaaaagaagacaaaaaaaaggaaccaaaaaaatacacaaaaaaagtGAGCAACGCATGCAAAGCTGCACTGTAATCTGAATGCAAAAAAGTAACTTCAAAGTCAGCTAAATTTTCAGTCAAGCAAAAGTTGAGTGAAGTCGATGTGTCCTGCGTCCTGCAAGCTCGGAATGCTGCGGCGTGAGCGCAAAGGCTATTTAAGCATTTTTGTCTGTCTGATGCAACCCGCAGGCAAGACAGCGGAAACACGACACTTGCGCCTTGTTGTCAACTCCaaagaggaaggggagggggggctttCTTGGGACTTCCCTGCGCAAACGCTGTTTTttgtcaggggggggggggggggggcgcgtgcaAGCGTGCCAGCCAATACAGATGCACTTGTTACATGAGACAATTATTTTGGCCCGGTGCCCAAGTATGATGAGGTGGGCCATccatgtatttgtattttttgttacaAAGGCAAATTAGGACCATATCAAAGGAATCAAACAAACTTGTTTcatgtttttgagaaaaaagtgACATCTATGCCCTGATATCGTTCCTTCACTTTGTCAGATTTGATCCCTTTTAAGCGTAATGCCGGTTTGCAAAGGGTTAGTTTTAtatttttgagaaaaaagtgACATATCTATGCCCTGATATCATTCCTTCACTTTTTCAGATTTTATTCGTTTTTAGCGTAATGCCGgtttgcaaagagtgagttttatGTTATTGAGAAAAAAGTGACATATCTATGCCCTGATATCATTCCTTCACTTTTTCAGACTTATCTCTTTTGAGCGTAATGCCCGTTTGCAAAGGGTGAGCAGCCAGCGCTGGCTCCCAGCTGGCTGCATGCCAGCTCCAGAGCCTTCCTGCCAGCGTGGCACCGCTCGCGGCCCATTCCACTCCCCAAACAGTCTTAAATCCGCTGTTAACACATCTCATAATGCTAATCATGTGACCTGCTTATTGTGGTACAAAAGTTTGAGAGATTAAGGCAAAGTCTGGACTTTAACTTGTGGCTTTGTTTGagatgtttgttttaaaaatgaaagcAGGCTTGTTAGTACCAATCAGAACCCCACGAGCAAGTGccattttttgctttgacttgcaaGCACAGACTTAGGGGTGGTGAACGCAACTCAACTATGTCAGCAGAAAGTGAacaatttgataaaaaaaaagaaaaaaaaaagaaaaaggcatctATGTTGTAGTGCTACAACCCTTTCAGTAACGTACTGAACAGGAAAAGAGCAACAACACGAGTGGTGTAACGAAAACTAATAGTCTTTGTCCTCTGCTAATTAATTTTAGTGCCGTACTGACGAGATGAGAGGAATTGACAGTGATATGTCCATTGGTATTATACTGCCCTCAGGTGGCTGAGGTGGGTACAACAGAAAGAGCAGCATAATGGCCATTAACTTACTATTATAACACAACATGAGGTGCATAAATATAtagaataaaaattaaattcacACCACATTTTTGGGAGTTTGTTTTTTGGAGGAAAAGGTCTGGACGGATTGGAGGGACACTCACTGCGTCTCGGACATCTTATCCAGCAGGTTCTCGGCGACCGACTTCTCCTTCATCTCCATGGGGATGCGGTCGGTGGGGTAGTGGCTCTCCACGTCGATCAGCTCTGTCTCGTTGGGCGTCATCCCCATCTTGCGCTTTTTGCGGAAGTCCTCCAGCTGCTTGGCCACCTCACCCGCCTGCTCCAGTTGGACCTCGTAGGCATAGCGTCTTAGGATGTCTTCCGACAGCATGTCCGGGCGCGTCCGGTCTGTTGGTGGTGGGGCGAGGGCACGTCACATGTGATATGagccacaaaaaacaaaatttgcaCAAAGGAGTGCTGCTCACCCAGTTCGTTGGCTACGCGGGGAGGTACTGCGACTCTGAGGATCTGCAATGACAACATAGCTGACAGTGACTCTATATCACCACAAGGGGACGTTTCAACACTACAAATGACCTTCTAGCTGTTACTAGGTGAAGGTTGAAGTCCAATCGGGGGAAGAATGGAAagtagggggggggaaaaagagacAAATGGGTTTTCTCACGTGCTAAACAGGAAGTTGACAGGTCACAGGAGAATATTTGCTTTTCAATAGCGAGAATccatacagtggtaccttgatttATAAATTACGTTTGTGATTAAGTGCTTAAATCAGCTTCTCCGTTATCCATTGAGATTAATTGCACAAAGCACCATCAATTTATTCCTCCcctccaaaaaaacaacaacagttttTGCTATTTGTTTTGATGAAGAAAATGAACTCCATATTGTATGAATCAGCAAAATAAAAAGACTGGCTTGGTTGTAAACAGTAAAATGCAATGTCAAATTATCAACTgtaaatttctttttaaaacagcAGTCCTAATATTTTTTTGATTGGGGGATTTGaacaagtaaaagaaaaaaacggttcAACATTTATCAAATCAATTTATCAACATTTTGTTCATGTTACtaggaaacaaaatgtttttattttgtattttttcatttttgttcacTACAGTGACCTTGTATGTGACGAGAGCTCAGGAGTCCTTTCCCACTTACTGCGCCCTTGTCCAAGAAGGTGTTGTGGAACTCCACAAACTGCTTCTTGGTTTCTTTGGCATTGAGGTTCTTCAGGAGGTCGGCGTGGAGGTAACAAAGCTGagagagcacacacacagatgatcTTAGCCCACAAAACACGGTGATGATGACTCATGGAAGTACACAGAGACAATTGCATGAACACGAGTCACAATGACAAAGCCTTCGATGAACACACGTGTTCACGTTAGCCGCTGTGAGAAAGGGGAAGCGGCCCGGGTGTGGGAACCGGTAGAAAACCGTCAAAAAAGTTTGCCTTCGTGCTGTCCGCTACAATCAAGCGTGGCCTATTTCCGCTCTAATAGATAACTGCGTTGTCACGGCAACTGCCGGA from Syngnathus typhle isolate RoL2023-S1 ecotype Sweden linkage group LG10, RoL_Styp_1.0, whole genome shotgun sequence includes these protein-coding regions:
- the arhgef1b gene encoding rho guanine nucleotide exchange factor 1b isoform X1 codes for the protein MNIIGAEDEDFENDLNDVVDERCLFSSIEMLKERPAHLLVFMQHVILQFDPAPLLCYLHADLLKNLNAKETKKQFVEFHNTFLDKGAILRVAVPPRVANELDRTRPDMLSEDILRRYAYEVQLEQAGEVAKQLEDFRKKRKMGMTPNETELIDVESHYPTDRIPMEMKEKSVAENLLDKMSETQPTIVLDEEKCQSIFSAVAYFMKHLGVKTRAVDSKKSRGGFFRSKLVKNKKDESTKTKPRGGFPGIPSWIAGNPEVKPKTEAEADREKGSQERRGPTPPRGSFVDSTAPPLPGRKSGSGGGGSGPLPLVEITDGSGNNASLSNSHEALHSDGLSSNRLEPLNLSEWVDVSPVGPGCSLSVGEPFLVGDVPAEDNPEKDWRKTSKKVARSESARVHRQLSRRRGSSRAKQLRSRSDVDLQPPSAGPHFEGAATAVSDGSSSSPASPAPQPEEMEPRLLEFEQDPPNWRELALPEALSGLSKKETKRQEVINELFATEHAHVRMLSVLQMIFSKPLEREELLSATELAAIFPNLDEIIEMHYHFYENLKKLRQEDSFIVKSISTTVLNRFEGTEGEWFQKLTARFCSHQSWALDQIKSRQKKEARFNAFIQEAESRPQCRRLQLKDIIPIEMQRLTKYPLLLENIAKNTEDPGEKERIQQSAECCRKILNHVNEEVKVMENLLTLKDYQRRLDTSGLKPSNELYTEYKNIDLTQKKMLYEGPLTWKVTKEKAVEVQCVLLGDLLVLLQRQDDKMVLKCQSKSTIAVQEGKQMLSPIIKLDSVFLREVATDLKAFYVIFTWDSGAQIYELVAQSVGERKLWTNVIKQAVDDLKKSGAPMRIPLSPGSGATFGPSGLSAPQSPTENGALKSSGDHDKDSLSDDKSSDPRHSLIDFLSDKGFDLLGHSNSEQEKMAASALDEVMLLKRLLVGSISLSEDGENGEEPSYEMDICQSTEEGPLTEEKEVLDAKGDGESLPSETARLVLPPQRMEQVCRRLVRLERQIKMLQTVEEEHHRLQEALSKFSLEGGHFA
- the arhgef1b gene encoding rho guanine nucleotide exchange factor 1b isoform X5, which translates into the protein MNIIGAEDEDFENDLNDVVDERCLFSSIEMLKERPAHLLVFMQHVILQFDPAPLLCYLHADLLKNLNAKETKKQFVEFHNTFLDKGAILRVAVPPRVANELDRTRPDMLSEDILRRYAYEVQLEQAGEVAKQLEDFRKKRKMGMTPNETELIDVESHYPTDRIPMEMKEKSVAENLLDKMSETQPTIVLDEEKCQSIFSAVAYFMKHLGVKTRAVDSKKSRGGFFRSKLVKNKKDESTKTKPRGGFPGIPSWIAGNPEVKPKTEAEADREKGSQERRGPTPPRGSFVDSTAPPLPGRKSGSGGGGSGPLPLVEITDGSGNNASLSNSHEALHSDGLSSNRLEPLNLSEWVDVSPVGPGCSLSVGEPFLVGDVPAEDNPEKDCEGAATAVSDGSSSSPASPAPQPEEMEPRLLEFEQDPPNWRELALPEALSGLSKKETKRQEVINELFATEHAHVRMLSVLQMIFSKPLEREELLSATELAAIFPNLDEIIEMHYHFYENLKKLRQEDSFIVKSISTTVLNRFEGTEGEWFQKLTARFCSHQSWALDQIKSRQKKEARFNAFIQEAESRPQCRRLQLKDIIPIEMQRLTKYPLLLENIAKNTEDPGEKERIQQSAECCRKILNHVNEEVKVMENLLTLKDYQRRLDTSGLKPSNELYTEYKNIDLTQKKMLYEGPLTWKVTKEKAVEVQCVLLGDLLVLLQRQDDKMVLKCQSKSTIAVQEGKQMLSPIIKLDSVFLREVATDLKAFYVIFTWDSGAQIYELVAQSVGERKLWTNVIKQAVDDLKKSGAPMRIPLSPGSGATFGPSGLSAPQSPTENGALKSSGDHDKDSLSDDKSSDPRHSLIDFLSDKGFDLLGHSNSEQEKMAASALDEVMLLKRLLVGSISLSEDGENGEEPSYEMDICQSTEEGPLTEEKEVLDAKGDGESLPSETARLVLPPQRMEQVCRRLVRLERQIKMLQTVEEEHHRLQEALSKFSLEGGHFA
- the arhgef1b gene encoding rho guanine nucleotide exchange factor 1b isoform X4; this translates as MNIIGAEDEDFENDLNDVVDERCLFSSIEMLKERPAHLLVFMQHVILQFDPAPLLCYLHADLLKNLNAKETKKQFVEFHNTFLDKGAILRVAVPPRVANELDRTRPDMLSEDILRRYAYEVQLEQAGEVAKQLEDFRKKRKMGMTPNETELIDVESHYPTDRIPMEMKEKSVAENLLDKMSETQPTIVLDEEKCQSIFSAVAYFMKHLGVKTRAVDSKKSRGGFFRSKLVKNKKDESTKTKPRGGFPGIPSWIAGNPEVKPKTEAEADREKGSQERRGPTPPRGSFVDSTAPPLPGRKSGSGGGGSGPLPLVEITDGSGNNASLSNSHEALHSDGLSSNRLEPLNLSEWVDVSPVGPGCSLSVGEPFLVGDVPAEDNPEKDCSEGAATAVSDGSSSSPASPAPQPEEMEPRLLEFEQDPPNWRELALPEALSGLSKKETKRQEVINELFATEHAHVRMLSVLQMIFSKPLEREELLSATELAAIFPNLDEIIEMHYHFYENLKKLRQEDSFIVKSISTTVLNRFEGTEGEWFQKLTARFCSHQSWALDQIKSRQKKEARFNAFIQEAESRPQCRRLQLKDIIPIEMQRLTKYPLLLENIAKNTEDPGEKERIQQSAECCRKILNHVNEEVKVMENLLTLKDYQRRLDTSGLKPSNELYTEYKNIDLTQKKMLYEGPLTWKVTKEKAVEVQCVLLGDLLVLLQRQDDKMVLKCQSKSTIAVQEGKQMLSPIIKLDSVFLREVATDLKAFYVIFTWDSGAQIYELVAQSVGERKLWTNVIKQAVDDLKKSGAPMRIPLSPGSGATFGPSGLSAPQSPTENGALKSSGDHDKDSLSDDKSSDPRHSLIDFLSDKGFDLLGHSNSEQEKMAASALDEVMLLKRLLVGSISLSEDGENGEEPSYEMDICQSTEEGPLTEEKEVLDAKGDGESLPSETARLVLPPQRMEQVCRRLVRLERQIKMLQTVEEEHHRLQEALSKFSLEGGHFA
- the arhgef1b gene encoding rho guanine nucleotide exchange factor 1b isoform X3, whose translation is MNIIGAEDEDFENDLNDVVDERCLFSSIEMLKERPAHLLVFMQHVILQFDPAPLLCYLHADLLKNLNAKETKKQFVEFHNTFLDKGAILRVAVPPRVANELDRTRPDMLSEDILRRYAYEVQLEQAGEVAKQLEDFRKKRKMGMTPNETELIDVESHYPTDRIPMEMKEKSVAENLLDKMSETQPTIVLDEEKCQSIFSAVAYFMKHLGVKTRAVDSKKSRGGFFRSKLVKNKKDESTKTKPRGGFPGIPSWIAGNPDREKGSQERRGPTPPRGSFVDSTAPPLPGRKSGSGGGGSGPLPLVEITDGSGNNASLSNSHEALHSDGLSSNRLEPLNLSEWVDVSPVGPGCSLSVGEPFLVGDVPAEDNPEKDWRKTSKKVARSESARVHRQLSRRRGSSRAKQLRSRSDVDLQPPSAGPHFEGAATAVSDGSSSSPASPAPQPEEMEPRLLEFEQDPPNWRELALPEALSGLSKKETKRQEVINELFATEHAHVRMLSVLQMIFSKPLEREELLSATELAAIFPNLDEIIEMHYHFYENLKKLRQEDSFIVKSISTTVLNRFEGTEGEWFQKLTARFCSHQSWALDQIKSRQKKEARFNAFIQEAESRPQCRRLQLKDIIPIEMQRLTKYPLLLENIAKNTEDPGEKERIQQSAECCRKILNHVNEEVKVMENLLTLKDYQRRLDTSGLKPSNELYTEYKNIDLTQKKMLYEGPLTWKVTKEKAVEVQCVLLGDLLVLLQRQDDKMVLKCQSKSTIAVQEGKQMLSPIIKLDSVFLREVATDLKAFYVIFTWDSGAQIYELVAQSVGERKLWTNVIKQAVDDLKKSGAPMRIPLSPGSGATFGPSGLSAPQSPTENGALKSSGDHDKDSLSDDKSSDPRHSLIDFLSDKGFDLLGHSNSEQEKMAASALDEVMLLKRLLVGSISLSEDGENGEEPSYEMDICQSTEEGPLTEEKEVLDAKGDGESLPSETARLVLPPQRMEQVCRRLVRLERQIKMLQTVEEEHHRLQEALSKFSLEGGHFA
- the arhgef1b gene encoding rho guanine nucleotide exchange factor 1b isoform X6 is translated as MLLKRKRPTIVLDEEKCQSIFSAVAYFMKHLGVKTRAVDSKKSRGGFFRSKLVKNKKDESTKTKPRGGFPGIPSWIAGNPEVKPKTEAEADREKGSQERRGPTPPRGSFVDSTAPPLPGRKSGSGGGGSGPLPLVEITDGSGNNASLSNSHEALHSDGLSSNRLEPLNLSEWVDVSPVGPGCSLSVGEPFLVGDVPAEDNPEKDWRKTSKKVARSESARVHRQLSRRRGSSRAKQLRSRSDVDLQPPSAGPHFEGAATAVSDGSSSSPASPAPQPEEMEPRLLEFEQDPPNWRELALPEALSGLSKKETKRQEVINELFATEHAHVRMLSVLQMIFSKPLEREELLSATELAAIFPNLDEIIEMHYHFYENLKKLRQEDSFIVKSISTTVLNRFEGTEGEWFQKLTARFCSHQSWALDQIKSRQKKEARFNAFIQEAESRPQCRRLQLKDIIPIEMQRLTKYPLLLENIAKNTEDPGEKERIQQSAECCRKILNHVNEEVKVMENLLTLKDYQRRLDTSGLKPSNELYTEYKNIDLTQKKMLYEGPLTWKVTKEKAVEVQCVLLGDLLVLLQRQDDKMVLKCQSKSTIAVQEGKQMLSPIIKLDSVFLREVATDLKAFYVIFTWDSGAQIYELVAQSVGERKLWTNVIKQAVDDLKKSGAPMRIPLSPGSGATFGPSGLSAPQSPTENGALKSSGDHDKDSLSDDKSSDPRHSLIDFLSDKGFDLLGHSNSEQEKMAASALDEVMLLKRLLVGSISLSEDGENGEEPSYEMDICQSTEEGPLTEEKEVLDAKGDGESLPSETARLVLPPQRMEQVCRRLVRLERQIKMLQTVEEEHHRLQEALSKFSLEGGHFA
- the arhgef1b gene encoding rho guanine nucleotide exchange factor 1b isoform X2, whose amino-acid sequence is MNIIGAEDEDFENDLNDVVDERCLFSSIEMLKERPAHLLVFMQHVILQFDPAPLLCYLHADLLKNLNAKETKKQFVEFHNTFLDKGAILRVAVPPRVANELDRTRPDMLSEDILRRYAYEVQLEQAGEVAKQLEDFRKKRKMGMTPNETELIDVESHYPTDRIPMEMKEKSVAENLLDKMSETQPTIVLDEEKCQSIFSAVAYFMKHLGVKTRAVDSKKSRGGFFRSKLVKNKKDESTKTKPRGGFPGIPSWIAGNPEVKPKTEAEADREKGSQERRGPTPPRGSFVDSTAPPLPGRKSGSGGGGSGPLPLVEITDGSGNNASLSNSHEALHSDGLSSNRLEPLNLSEWVDVSPVGPGCSLSVGEPFLVGDVPAEDNPEKDWRKTSKKVARSESARVHRQLSRRRGSSRAKQLRSRSDVDLQPPSAGPHFEGAATAVSDGSSSSPASPAPQPEEMEPRLLEFEQDPPNWRELALPEALSGLSKKETKRQEVINELFATEHAHVRMLSVLQMIFSKPLEREELLSATELAAIFPNLDEIIEMHYHFYENLKKLRQEDSFIVKSISTTVLNRFEGTEGEWFQKLTARFCSHQSWALDQIKSRQKKEARFNAFIQEAESRPQCRRLQLKDIIPIEMQRLTKYPLLLENIAKNTEDPGEKERIQQSAECCRKILNHVNEEVKVMENLLTLKDYQRRLDTSGLKPSNELYTEYKNIDLTQKKMLYEGPLTWKVTKEKAVEVQCVLLGDLLVLLQRQDDKMVLKCQSKSTIAVQEGKQMLSPIIKLDSVFLREVATDLKAFYVIFTWDSGAQIYELVAQSVGERKLWTNVIKQAVDDLKKSGAPMRIPLSPGSGATFGPSGLSAPQSPTENGALKSSGDHDKDSLSDDKSSDPRHSLIDFLSDKGFDLLGHSNSEQEKMAASALDEVMLLKRLLVGSISLSEDGENGEEPSYEMDICQSTEGPLTEEKEVLDAKGDGESLPSETARLVLPPQRMEQVCRRLVRLERQIKMLQTVEEEHHRLQEALSKFSLEGGHFA